The following coding sequences are from one Arthrobacter sp. 24S4-2 window:
- the atpB gene encoding F0F1 ATP synthase subunit A yields MIALALPAQDSGEFNPPGIEELHLPAILPWGAADGFSKQMLLVILSVVIIATFFLLAARKQQLVPGKLQFAGEAAYGFVRNSIAKDIIGGKDFMKYVPLLFSLFFFILVNNIYGAIPVVQLPSFSHVGGAYVLAAIVYVTWIAIGVRKNGIKYFKLATVPSGVPIYILPIVIPIEIISNFLVRPVTHSLRLFATMLAGHLIVMIAGSGIEYLVMQENVLLKGTSVLVLAGAIAMYMLEALIMALQAYVFTLLTAIYIEGALHADSH; encoded by the coding sequence TTGATCGCGCTTGCGCTCCCGGCCCAAGATTCAGGAGAGTTCAATCCTCCTGGAATTGAAGAACTCCACCTGCCGGCAATCCTGCCGTGGGGTGCGGCAGACGGATTCTCCAAGCAGATGCTGCTGGTAATCCTGTCGGTCGTCATTATCGCTACATTCTTTCTGCTAGCTGCGCGGAAGCAGCAGCTTGTTCCCGGCAAACTGCAGTTTGCAGGCGAGGCCGCCTACGGTTTCGTCCGTAACAGCATCGCCAAGGACATCATCGGCGGCAAGGACTTCATGAAGTACGTCCCGCTGTTGTTCAGCCTCTTCTTCTTCATCCTGGTGAACAACATCTACGGCGCCATCCCGGTTGTCCAGCTTCCGAGCTTCTCCCACGTCGGCGGAGCATATGTGCTCGCGGCCATCGTCTACGTCACCTGGATCGCCATCGGTGTGAGGAAGAACGGGATCAAGTACTTCAAGCTGGCCACCGTTCCCTCGGGAGTGCCGATTTACATCCTCCCGATCGTGATCCCGATCGAGATCATCTCCAACTTCCTGGTCCGGCCGGTCACGCACAGCCTCCGTCTGTTCGCCACCATGCTGGCAGGCCACCTGATCGTGATGATTGCCGGTTCCGGCATCGAATACCTGGTCATGCAGGAGAACGTCCTCCTCAAGGGCACCTCGGTACTGGTGCTCGCCGGCGCTATCGCCATGTACATGCTGGAAGCGCTGATCATGGCGCTGCAGGCTTACGTCTTTACGCTGCTGACTGCCATCTACATTGAAGGCGCGCTGCACGCGGACAGCCACTAG
- the atpE gene encoding ATP synthase F0 subunit C, producing MEGSINGSLNLIGYGLSAIGGGIGVGLVFAAYINGVARQPEAQRVLQPIAFLGLALTEALAILGLVFAFVLK from the coding sequence ATGGAAGGCTCCATCAACGGCTCCCTCAACCTCATCGGCTACGGCCTCTCCGCTATCGGCGGTGGTATCGGTGTGGGTCTCGTGTTCGCGGCTTACATCAATGGTGTGGCACGTCAGCCGGAAGCCCAGCGCGTCCTGCAGCCGATCGCGTTCCTCGGCCTCGCGCTGACTGAAGCCCTCGCCATCCTTGGCCTGGTCTTCGCGTTCGTTCTCAAGTAA
- a CDS encoding F0F1 ATP synthase subunit B, producing the protein MHQAIISAATEGGTNPLVPNPWEMLVVFAGFAVLMYIVVKFVVPMFEKTFAERAEAIEGGIARAEKAQAEASAALEEYKQQLTDARAEANRIREEARGEGAQILADLKEKAAAESARITAHAHAQIESERQAAVVSLRAEVGTLATTLASRIVGESLTDDARAARVVDRFLADLENQNAGAAK; encoded by the coding sequence ATGCATCAAGCGATCATCTCAGCCGCCACCGAAGGCGGTACTAACCCCCTCGTTCCCAATCCTTGGGAGATGCTTGTCGTCTTCGCCGGCTTTGCTGTCCTCATGTACATCGTGGTCAAGTTCGTTGTCCCGATGTTCGAGAAGACGTTCGCAGAGCGTGCCGAGGCCATCGAAGGTGGCATCGCCAGGGCCGAAAAGGCCCAGGCCGAGGCCTCCGCAGCACTCGAAGAGTACAAGCAGCAGCTCACCGACGCCCGTGCAGAAGCTAACCGCATTCGCGAAGAAGCCCGTGGCGAAGGCGCTCAGATCCTTGCGGACCTGAAGGAAAAGGCAGCTGCAGAGTCTGCCCGCATCACCGCCCACGCCCACGCGCAGATCGAGTCCGAGCGCCAGGCTGCTGTCGTGTCGCTTCGCGCTGAGGTCGGCACGCTGGCTACCACGCTGGCGAGCCGCATCGTTGGCGAGTCACTCACGGACGATGCGCGTGCGGCCCGTGTGGTTGACCGCTTCCTGGCAGATCTGGAGAACCAGAACGCAGGTGCAGCTAAGTAA
- a CDS encoding AtpZ/AtpI family protein, translating to MFSRKTGRGPLARPINKAAKTPKTTAGAPGVSTDGSDGGYNAGIAVFSYIVGGIIVWSLIGWGLDYLWGTRWIVLAGALLGVAGGFYLSHMHGLTSNRTSTGEDSAASGPSKDEEQ from the coding sequence ATGTTTAGCCGCAAAACTGGCCGGGGGCCACTTGCCAGACCTATTAACAAAGCTGCCAAAACACCCAAAACTACAGCCGGTGCCCCCGGTGTATCCACTGACGGCAGCGACGGCGGATACAACGCCGGAATCGCCGTCTTTAGCTACATTGTTGGCGGAATCATCGTCTGGAGTTTGATAGGGTGGGGTCTGGATTATCTGTGGGGAACCCGCTGGATTGTGCTCGCAGGCGCTCTGCTTGGAGTTGCGGGAGGGTTCTATCTTTCTCATATGCACGGCCTCACCAGTAACAGAACGTCAACTGGTGAAGACAGTGCAGCCAGCGGCCCGTCCAAGGACGAGGAACAGTAA
- the atpA gene encoding F0F1 ATP synthase subunit alpha: MAELTINADDVRIALNEFAASYEPGNAERVEVGRVTTAGDGIARVEGLPSVMANELLRFEDGTLGLAQNLDVREIGVIILGDFTGIEEGQEVHRTGQVLSVPVGDAFLGRVVDPLGQPIDDLGEIKAETTRALELQAPGVTQRKSVHEPMQTGLKAIDAMIPIGRGQRQLIIGDRQTGKSAIAIDTIINQKANWASGDVTKQVRCIYVAIGQKASTIAAVRQTLEDNGALEYTTIVASPASDPAGFKYLAPYAGSAIGQHWMYGGKHVLIVFDDLSKQAEAYRAVSLLLRRPPGREAYPGDVFYLHSRLLERCAKLSDELGAGSMTGLPLIETKANDVSAYIPTNVISITDGQIFLQSDLFNANQRPAVDVGVSVSRVGGAAQVKSMKKVSGTLKLELAQYRDMQAFAMFASDLDAASRQQLTRGARLMELLKQGQYSPFPVENQVVSIWAGTNGYLDDVPVEDINRFETEFLEHLKHKSSILTTLAQTNVMDDDTAEALKTSIVAFKKGFFGEGDNFLVGAGHEEHAPIDEAQVDQEKIVKQKR, from the coding sequence ATGGCCGAATTGACCATCAACGCCGACGACGTCCGTATTGCGTTGAACGAGTTCGCGGCGTCCTACGAACCCGGAAACGCAGAGCGCGTAGAGGTCGGCCGTGTGACCACCGCAGGTGACGGCATCGCCCGTGTTGAGGGCCTTCCCTCGGTCATGGCGAACGAGTTGCTTCGTTTCGAAGACGGCACGCTGGGCCTGGCCCAGAACCTCGACGTCCGCGAAATCGGCGTCATCATCCTCGGTGACTTCACCGGAATCGAAGAAGGCCAGGAAGTCCACCGCACCGGTCAGGTTCTGTCCGTGCCGGTCGGCGACGCCTTCCTCGGCCGCGTGGTCGACCCGCTGGGCCAGCCCATCGACGACCTCGGCGAAATCAAGGCCGAAACCACCCGTGCCCTGGAACTCCAGGCGCCCGGCGTGACCCAGCGCAAGTCGGTGCACGAGCCGATGCAGACCGGTCTTAAGGCTATCGACGCCATGATCCCGATCGGCCGCGGCCAGCGTCAGCTGATCATTGGTGACCGCCAGACGGGCAAGTCGGCCATCGCCATCGATACGATCATCAACCAGAAGGCCAACTGGGCTTCCGGGGACGTCACGAAGCAGGTGCGCTGCATCTACGTGGCCATCGGCCAGAAGGCGTCCACCATCGCGGCTGTCCGTCAGACGCTGGAGGACAACGGCGCCCTGGAATACACCACCATCGTGGCTTCCCCGGCGTCCGACCCCGCAGGCTTTAAGTACCTGGCCCCGTACGCGGGTTCGGCTATTGGCCAGCACTGGATGTACGGCGGCAAGCACGTCCTCATCGTGTTTGATGACCTTTCCAAGCAGGCCGAGGCCTACCGTGCTGTGTCGCTGCTGCTCCGCCGCCCGCCGGGACGCGAAGCCTACCCGGGCGACGTCTTCTACTTGCACTCCCGCCTGCTGGAGCGTTGTGCCAAGCTCTCCGACGAGCTGGGCGCTGGCTCGATGACCGGCCTGCCGCTCATCGAGACCAAGGCAAACGACGTTTCCGCCTACATCCCGACCAACGTGATCTCCATTACCGATGGCCAGATCTTCCTGCAGTCGGACCTCTTCAACGCCAACCAGCGTCCGGCTGTCGACGTGGGTGTGTCCGTCTCCCGCGTGGGTGGCGCTGCTCAGGTCAAGTCCATGAAGAAGGTCTCCGGTACTTTGAAGCTGGAACTGGCCCAGTACCGCGACATGCAGGCCTTCGCAATGTTCGCGTCGGACCTCGACGCCGCATCGCGCCAGCAGCTGACCCGTGGTGCACGCCTGATGGAACTGCTCAAGCAGGGCCAGTACTCGCCGTTCCCGGTCGAGAACCAGGTTGTATCCATCTGGGCCGGCACCAACGGCTACCTGGACGACGTTCCGGTTGAGGACATCAACCGCTTCGAAACCGAGTTCCTGGAGCACCTGAAGCACAAGTCCTCCATCCTGACGACGCTGGCACAGACCAACGTCATGGACGATGACACTGCAGAAGCGCTGAAGACCTCGATCGTGGCCTTCAAGAAGGGCTTCTTCGGCGAGGGCGACAACTTCCTGGTAGGTGCGGGGCACGAGGAGCACGCCCCCATCGACGAGGCTCAGGTCGACCAGGAAAAAATCGTCAAGCAGAAGCGCTAG
- a CDS encoding F0F1 ATP synthase subunit delta: protein MAGVSSESLTAALVALEAKLPFASLQLAKELFGILGTVDSSAGLRRALTDPSRSGDEKSALVRQLFSGKVSADAVEIASGLAGSRWASARDIGDALETLAASVVIAVAENRSAVSASGINGLEALENDLFSFNQTVGSSHEVQRALSEPQASPAAKIALAEKLVPSASEEAKVLIGQAVSQPRGLKATSLVRRFAELAAKRQQRWIATVSVTRPLTETQTSRLQAGLNALYGRELKINMNVDPALIGGIRIQVGDEVVDASVIARLGQLQRQLAG from the coding sequence ATGGCAGGTGTATCGAGCGAATCGCTGACGGCGGCGCTGGTTGCGTTGGAAGCCAAGCTTCCCTTCGCTTCGCTGCAGTTGGCTAAGGAACTCTTCGGAATCCTGGGAACGGTGGACAGCTCGGCTGGCTTGCGCCGCGCCCTGACTGACCCGTCCCGCAGCGGTGACGAAAAGTCGGCGCTGGTCAGGCAGCTCTTCAGCGGGAAAGTCTCCGCTGACGCTGTGGAAATCGCGAGCGGACTGGCCGGTTCACGCTGGGCGTCGGCTCGGGACATCGGCGATGCACTCGAGACTCTTGCCGCTTCGGTGGTAATTGCCGTTGCTGAGAACAGGTCGGCCGTCTCTGCCTCAGGAATCAACGGACTGGAAGCGCTGGAGAACGATCTGTTCTCCTTCAACCAGACCGTCGGCTCCAGCCACGAGGTACAGCGTGCTCTGTCCGAGCCGCAGGCGAGCCCGGCTGCCAAGATTGCCTTGGCCGAGAAGCTCGTCCCCAGCGCAAGCGAGGAAGCGAAAGTCCTTATCGGACAGGCAGTTTCGCAGCCCCGCGGCCTCAAGGCGACCAGCCTTGTGCGTCGTTTCGCGGAGCTTGCAGCCAAGCGCCAGCAGCGCTGGATCGCAACGGTCAGCGTCACCCGTCCGCTGACGGAGACCCAGACCAGCCGACTGCAGGCAGGGCTGAACGCCCTGTACGGGCGCGAGCTCAAGATCAACATGAACGTTGACCCGGCACTGATCGGTGGCATCCGGATCCAGGTTGGTGACGAAGTGGTTGACGCTTCGGTCATCGCCCGCCTGGGCCAGCTCCAGCGTCAGCTTGCCGGCTAG